The window AATTTGAATAATGAAGTTTTTccacactgaaactgaaaatagatTAAAGTTTTGGACTATTTGACCAAGACATTTGAAAACCGTTAcgggcattttttttttataatttgctAATATTTTACAAACCAGAAAACGAATTTGTTAAATGAGAAACTATTTAGTAAATGaatcaataataaacataaCTGTTAGTTATAGACCTGACAAGAGTTGCAAATACAAAAGTCAAGAATTTAGACCACAATAAGTTTTGAAGTACAGTAAGTGATTCTGTATGGCAAGTCAATTATAGCTAATTAAATTAATATCACATAGAAAATAGGTACGTCATTAATGGTCAGTATGTCCAAACAACCAGAGCTGAGTGTAGAAAAATACAATTAAGTAGATGTAGATGGTCCAGTTCTTATAATAAATGGTCACTTGTGGGATTATGTCAATTGGTAGGACTTCAGCTCCTTTACTATTACTATGATTATATAATGTCTGCTTTTGCCGTGCTATCCTCCTTTTGATGGAGTATTTTATACAGTCAAACAATTCAATCTCATCCAACATCTCACTTGGGCGACATTAACTATACAGTGAAGataatttaaattcaattctCAGGAGACAATCTTCTGATCCTCTAATCATCACAATTATACTATGTAATTAAAAATCACCATTTGTCCATCACACAAGTGGCACTTAATTaacatgttgttttcttttacacCTACAAGAAACAGTAAAGAGCTCTCAAAGGACCAGGGCCAAATATAGCAAACAGGCCTCAACAAGGGAAACTTCTTTCTCATCTCAAGAGGCTTTACAATGATTGTTCCACCCCATTCAGAAGGTGACTCATCCATTTACAGTACAGACTGCATCATCCTGCTCCCTCCTCTCCCAGGCCTGACCAGAGCCTGAAGGGAAAGCAATagcaaagcaaacagagacCCCTAGAGGTCAATTTGTGCTAatgcagaaaagacaaattCAGGTTGATAACAGCAAGTGTCCACAGGATTAATTCAAGTATGTTCAGCACAAATATCAACTTTTACACTATGTAACAGTAACTGCATGGTGTCACTAGttaaacatgaatttaaaacagAGAGGTGTCACTAACACTGTCACTTGACTCTTCCTGTCCTGAAAGATCAACAgccacatatacagtacagttcTCCTGCAAGGAGCAGAAACTGTTCCCCCTGCCAGTGGAAACTCTTTACACCAGGCTCTGATTAGGGGCCTCAGAACTACAGCATGTCAGGATCCTTCATCTAAGACTTTTCCACTTTgagcatgcatgcacacacaaacaaggtcAATTTTCCACCACTGTTGACATCCCAGACTGTCTCTCTATACGTGACTTGGGAAAAAGAAGTAGCCCTTGGTTTCCACTGTTTATTACAACTGATAGTGAACAGAAAGCAACTCCTTTAGAGCCAGTTGGTACTTTTGCTATTCATTCATACTATAATAAAACACTCCAGCTGCAAAGAGGGTCACAACCatcttacatttatttcaagGAGATGATGTAAAACTGAACCCCAAAGATACTACATTTGGATTTTAAATAGACATTTCTATTTCAGGCTAACTTCATGATCTGTTAATCATCATACATCTCATACTTCTCACGTATTTGTTGAAACCTTTTGCTAATGTTCTTTGctcagaaaagacaaagatatCTGCACTGGTTATGTAATGCTGGGTGTATTACTCAGTTTTAGCTCAATACAACAGCATCCTTAGAACTAGAACTATGAATTATTAAACAATTACACAAAATGAGAGTCACATCAGCTgtaaagcaattaaaaaaaagagctttCAAGGAAAAGGACACCATCCCTATTGTCACAAATGGAGGACAAAAGACGAGTTATGTTATGGGGTTGCTTGCTGTGTCTGGTACAGGATGGCTTTGTACAATGAAATCAAAAGATTATCAAGACATTCTAGAGCGAACATAATGCCCAGTGTCAGAGAGCACTGTCAAAGATGCAGGTCATGGCTCCTCTAAGAGGATAACAACCAACCACATACATCTAAATGCACCAAGAATGGATGACCCTGAACGCCTAATATTAATCCCATTTAACATCTATATAGAGACAGAACTCACAGTTGGGAGAAGCCCCCATCAAACCTGAAAGAACTGGAGCCATTCCCTCAAGAAGGGTGGCAACAACCAGCTGAGACTGGTACAAGTCTCATTAGGagccacaaaacacatttaatttcattgaTTGCCTAGTAATGGTTTGAAACAAAACTTTAGGTTATGGGTCCCATTTGGTCAAATAATATGCAATAGAGAAGAGTGGTTtactttttcagtttcaaattatttcagaggaaaaagtttgttttttttaaaagatgcaTGCATGTATATACACAGGCATCACATTATTTATGTATAAACTTCAGGGATTAATTAAGTTTATCTCATTTCAATAAGGCATAAAACTGCTGCTCTGGAAAAGGGTGGAATATCTAGAAGTACTTTCCTTGTGATTACACAGTTaaaatttattgtatttttccacattttattcTACATGTACATGGGTCTCTGCTGTAAAACAAAGGTTTCCTGCCTTATACTTATGTAACTGGAATGCTTTAAAGGTGCAGTTTTATCATTTGGGAGTAATAAAATTACTCTATCAACCCATCCAATTTGGACTTTTTAAAACTCATCACTATTTAGGGAACAATACAATACTACACCTCTTCTTCACAACATGCTCAATTTCAAATCCTTAAATATCCCAGTAATATTTCTGCATGTAAACTCACCATGACTGTAAAATCCTGCCGTTTGACTGCCATCTGCTGTATGATATGTGCAACccacaaacaaaaaatcctGCCTAAGAATGACACAAGGTGTATGCAATCACTCGGCGTCTCTCACATCTCATCTCAACTCTGAAACAAGGTATCTCGAAGTCGTCAACTTGGCCTGTACTACTGCTTATCAGGGACCGACTTTTCACAAATACCATTGTCTGGGTACAAGTCAAAGGACAAAACTGTATGGGCGCTgcgggaggaggaggggaggtgAGAAGCACTTGTATAAAGTCAAAGGCTGCACATGTGGGACCACATTGACAAAGAGACTGCAGACTGACGCTTCTACGCTCCTGAGGACGATCACTTAACATTTTGCGAAGGAGGGATATACTGGATATTATTTTTCCACTTCTGGAGGATTATTAATTATTACCTTGAGCAATGTTTTGTCTTAGAAGAGTCTGGAAAATGGATTTATACATTTTGATTTCCGTGTTATCAGTTATGTACTCCTGGATTTTGTGCACAGGTAACTTTTTGCATAGGAGCAATTAAACACATTAAGAATAAATCCTAGCTTTGGGTTAAATATAGACGTAATGacttatttaaaaaagataGGTTAACGGCTGGTATGCAGTGTTTTGATAACTTTGATTTAATTACAGCCCTGTCTGCTGCAGAGACACCCACTGCCTTCACCGTCACCCAGGGGCGCCATGTGCGGACCAAACGTTGCTCTTGTGCCACTTTCCTGGACAAGGAGTGCGTCTACTTCTGCCACCTGGACATCATTTGGGTCAACACACCTGAGTAAGGACTGAATTAAGATATTAACAGTGACTTCTTCCAGCAGCTACTGGAAAGAGTTACGACTAAATTtaggcagtaaaaaaaaaattaattcattaactCATCGGTTACTAAATGACAAAGTAAGGTTAAGCTAGCGTGAACGGTGGGGGTGTAACTTTCACtgcctgaaagaaaaaaatacaattccTTATATATTATTACCTTAATGTTGGatagattttagtttttaaagtgaaagaggctaatttaaacatgtttatccGTCTTAAACGACACTTTTCAACAACTGTTGTTACTTATTTTTGCGTTAAATTTACGTTAACCGTTTCTAACTGTCACCGTTCCATCCAGGCGCGTGGTCTCCTACGGACTGGGCAACGCTCCCAGGACGAGGCGCGCGGTCGCGGACTCCATGGCAACCAGGAGCGGACCTCGCTGTCGGTGTCTCCGTGAAAACGACAACACCTGCAGGAACTTCTGCCGCCCTGAAAACTACCgcaggtatgttttttttttatccagccATTAACAATAACAGGACAAAACATTTACCGTATTTACTTTCAGCGATAAATCGCCCGAGTCTCTCGTTTTTTGTCCTTGTTTTCATCGCATGCGAGAACAAGTTTCGATTCTTAAATGGATCTAAATGCGTCGAAACTGCGGGGTGAATACCTGAAAGGTAATCCTACTCCCATCTTGTCCGTTCTCACTTACAGGTATGAGACATCGCCAGGCTCTGCCGAGGGCGATGGTTGCGCTGAGACACAGTGTAAACACAAGCTGGCAGCGGAAAGCGACAGGATTAAAAGGTAAAGCAGACCGCTCACAAAGAGCCTGAATACCTCAAAATCTATTTGCAGAATAAATGGACATAGTAATTATACCCGCACGCAACACTGAGGTCTTTTGTGGAACAAAACATCCCAGGGCACATCCTTCTGCATGCAAAAATATGAGTGTGTCtgggatataaaaaaaaaaacaatcagcagGTGTTTTAGAGGCTGAAATTTAGATTTTAACCCTCAAGCAAGAAATTCCTTATAAATTATAAGGACTGAGCACCACTATGAATTCCATAAAAGCCTCTAAGATGAGTTTTCCTAAAGTGTGCAACATCACTTTGCCTCACTTCACTATGAGGGTCATATGGGTAACTGAGATCCCCTTTAACACAGCTGCACTCATGTACCATCATGTTTCAAATTCAAAACTCTCAGGGTTTGCGGCGCCACACGTCTGCACTTTGACACATTAATAATTGGAAGCATAAACTTCATTTTTCATACTGCTCTAAAGAGTGTTCTCTATGACACATAGTGGTGTGAAAATGAGTGACTGACAGCTTAAACCCACATAGATATAAGTTTACCTTTTACTCTACCTGGGAGATTGATGGTTCAGATATCTGACTGCTTTCTGACTTTTGTCAACAGGGTGAAGGCCAGCAACAAGAAACTGGTGCCACCTCTAGTGCTCAAAGCAGCACTGAAAACCCGCCTGCTGCTTAAGAACTGGAGGGTGAGACAGCACCACCGGACGAGAGCATGGGGGGGCGAGAGCACGGCCTCCTAAAGACGAGATAACCTTGGCACCTTGTCATACAGGGGGGAAATGGTTTATAACCATCGGTCCTTCTTTGGAGCCATCTACCAGTGGGGGGCCCTGTGCAGCAGGCCCTCAGGAAGGCACTGGAGAGCAAACACAGGGCCAGCAAACTAACTCCATGTTGACTCAATGTCTGCATCAAAGCAGAGAGTTTACAACTCAACTTGGATGCACTTCATCACACAGATGAACAAGGACAGAGACAATACTGGGAGTTCAGATGAAAGGACATAAGCTAAACAGAGGACTTGGCTCTGGTCTGCAAAGTCAAGAACATTCACTGATCTTTTCAGACTGAGTCACTCCTTTAGTTAAAAAACACCATGCAGCATTTCAAAAACTTGATTGTACTAAAAGGAATTCATAGAAAttcttcagaaaataaaaaccactgCCATATATGGAAGAGGCAGTTCTACTTATATTTCAGCCCTATTATTCTCTCACACAGTTGCAAAACAGACTGTCATTGCTTATACAGAAGGGATTGCATGGCCTGTGTCATTGGCtttgacacatttttacactgacTGAAACTAACTGCTGCATTTTGATCTCCTATATGTCAGGACACAGGTCATAGTTATGCAGAACAGTATCTGTTGGGagctttttattattgtttttttcttttatcataatttatgatttcactaaatatgttatatatatatatatatatattattcctatgttttgtttatttattctttttacaCAATATAACTCAATGGCCATATTGGTCCGTCATGTTTGGTTTGTCATTTCTATGAAATGTTTAGTCACCAAGGTGCCAAACTGTGgccaaaataatacattttataaatcTATTTAAAACTAATAAATCCGCTTCTTGTTTCATATAGTGTGCTGTATTCTGTGTGCAATCATTCAGAGGTGGAAACAGATGACTGATGAAATGTAGTGTCTCACCACCTCAAGTGGGAGAAAATTACAAGagacaacaaaccaaaacatacacattttctAGGAACATTCAGATTTTGTAAGTCAGAGGCTTCCAAAAGCAGTCTGCACTCAGAGGGTCTAAAGTTggtaaatgaaatacaaaaagcaaaagtgaaagaaaaagaagtgaaacCAAGTCTTAAAGACAGGGATGTAGACAAAGACAGATTCAGATGTGCTAACAGAAAGTGTTGATGTGGAAGACAAGGCAAAGAGCAAGAAAACCTTGCTAAGCCTTCCCTTTCATCTCTGTGCCAAACCAGTGTATATATACTGCAATTTCTGAATCGGCTCAATGTGGATTTAAGGTTTCTTTCAAACAGTTTTGATTTCAAAGACACATccaactgtgtttgttttcagcccTATAATGATTGTCTTTGCTTTAAAATACTTAAAGATTGTCTATCGCTTTTCAGCTTCTGAGTTTTGCTGACACGTGACTTAGCTGAATTCAACAAAGCCTGAATCAggcttatgtttttttcttaactaCTTGTCCTGGCCTCTCCACACTCCCTCTGATGATTATTGCAGGTAAAGGTCATTATTTACAGCTGGTGTCCCTTTACCACCCAGCTTTAAAAGTTCTTGCAGCAGTTTTTCTCGCTAGATGAACCCAAACCTcttcatgtgtttgtgaataGCTTTGAATGGCTCCTGCTGCTCATAAATCAAGTTCTCATCATTTCAGCAAATCACACATGAACATCATGTTTGTCGAAAGAAAACTCtgtattaaaaactaaaattggAAGAAATAAATCAGGCACATTTCTCAGATAAATCTGTTTTAAGCTAAGTTTGAGCCCAAAATGGAGCATTATCTTAAGATGAATGACATACAAGTTATTCTTGGGTTCAGTTCAAACGCTGGCATGTCTAAAACCTGCTCCTATCACTCATCATAGAGCTGCTTGAACTGGCAATGGAAAACAATCCGATGCAAATTGGCTGAGAAGTCTCATCTATCCAGCCCATTTAGCAAACAAATCTGTGGTGGATTCTGTGCCTCAGGCTTATTGTAAGAAACGCTGCCGTGTCGCCCTGCATGCAGAGTCCAATAATAGCAATACTGATGTCATATTTTCCAGACAGTCCTCCTTTTGTTTGCAAAACAATTAAGACATGTCTGCTGCAGGAGTGTCAGGACTGCAGATAGAGAATAAAGATAATAGTGAAAAAGGATAGATGACACATAGGAAAGCTAGGTTTAATCCTAAAATACAGGTGTACATTAATGTAGTCAGTCTACATAGCCAAACAAAGCTCCTGTCACTGGTGGAGGATATGCTGATATCTTGTTATTTTAAAGAGGAAAAGTCATGAAGTCCACAAAACCAACTGAGAGTGCTTAATACAACTATTTGTCCATACTATAGTAATTACAGATTATTCTACATACTGTTGCTAACATGCGCCAACAGCATGAAAGTGTGCTCAATTTCACAATATCTATAACCGTATGCACTAGGCAAAACTGCAGGAACACTGTTCTGAGCTGACACACTAGACTAAATACAGTCTGCACCGCATAACCATGACATCTATAAGTGCTTTTTCTTCCTTATGGTTTACAATTATCTCACATATATTTCTTTCTAAGGTTTATGAATGCGATTCATGACATTGTGATGCACAACATGTTCTAAACCAATTTTTTAGCAATGGAAGAAGCATTCAGTTATTTACTAGAGTAAAAATGGTAATactacagtgtaaaaactacatttaagcCACAGTTTAACTCTGTCTTAATTAAACAGCTCTGTAATCTATGTGTCAGAGGTTAAACTGCCcttttgttaaaatgtgctATGCAAAATAAACCTGTTTGTGTAGTTCATGGCCGATCTATGACACAGGCAAACTAGGTGGCTC of the Mastacembelus armatus chromosome 11, fMasArm1.2, whole genome shotgun sequence genome contains:
- the edn1 gene encoding endothelin-1, coding for MFCLRRVWKMDLYILISVLSVMYSWILCTALSAAETPTAFTVTQGRHVRTKRCSCATFLDKECVYFCHLDIIWVNTPERVVSYGLGNAPRTRRAVADSMATRSGPRCRCLRENDNTCRNFCRPENYRRYETSPGSAEGDGCAETQCKHKLAAESDRIKRVKASNKKLVPPLVLKAALKTRLLLKNWRVRQHHRTRAWGGESTAS